A genomic segment from Oncorhynchus keta strain PuntledgeMale-10-30-2019 chromosome 7, Oket_V2, whole genome shotgun sequence encodes:
- the serpine3 gene encoding probable serpin E3 has translation MCRLSMTSLFVYFWLVERGQCDAFSLQDTMGELHTEFAVNLYQTLTETENNSNLIVSPASVSLSLGLLQLGARGNTLAQLVAALGYDINDMQVQDFLLRSQGDVGNSSHGVRLRQACVLFVQSGVQLLPVFTQHAAALGNSSLVRANFSQPNHSRSQLQQWGRNHGTGEPLQSGGSGELFGSGEAQEEALWWGQRLQMALVNTVNFRGVWQKQFLFTDTQNLPFTLLDGSTIKVPMMHQATEVNFGQFRTLSDQRYTVLELPYLGHSLSLLVALPSDRKTPLSSLESQLTPSAVTTWDTGLRRTKMDVFLPRFKMQNRFNLRLILPSMGVSDAFDPMAADFTGLSAEEGLYVSDAFHEARIEVTEDGTKAAAVTTMVLLKRSRAPVFKADRPFFFLLRQVSTGSVLFMGRVVNPADQAL, from the exons ATGTGTCGCCTGTCGATGACCTCGCTGTTCGTCTACTTCTGGTTGGTGGAGAGGGGTCAGTGTGACGCCTTCAGCCTTCAAGACACCATGGGAGAGCTGCACACAGAGTTTGCCGTCAACCTTTACCAAACGCTCACCGAGACAGAGAACAACTCCAACTTGATAGTGTCGCCGGCGAGCGTCTCGCTGTCCTTGGGTCTTCTGCAGCTGGGCGCCCGCGGCAACACGCTGGCGCAACTGGTGGCCGCACTGGGATATGACATCAACG atatgCAGGTGCAGGACTTCCTGTTGCGGTCGCAGGGAGATGTGGGTAACTCCAGTCACGGGGTGCGGCTCCGGCAGGCCTGCGTCCTATTCGTCCAGAGCGGCGTCCAGCTACTTCCTGTTTTTACCCAGCATGCAGCAGCCTTGGGCAACAGCAGTCTGGTGCGAGCCAACTTCAGCCAGCCCAACCACAGCCGAAGCCAGCTGCAACAGTGGGGACGTAACCACGGCACCGGTGAGCCGCTCCAGTCCGGTGGCAGCGGGGAGCTGTTTGGGTCTGGCGAGGCCCAGGAAGAAGCCTTGTGGTGGGGCCAGCGGCTGCAGATGGCCCTGGTCAACACTGTAAACTTCCGGGGCGTGTGGCAGAAACAGTTCCTCTTCACAGACACCCAGAACCTTCCCTTCACCCTGTTGGACGGCAGCACCATCAAGGTGCCCATGATGCACCAGGCCACAGAGGTCAACTTTG GTCAGTTCCGCACCTTGTCTGATCAGCGCTACACAGTTCTGGAGCTGCCGTACCTGGGCCACTCCCTCAGTCTGCTGGTAGCTCTGCCCAGCGACAGGAAGACGCCACTGTCCTCTCTGGAATCCCAGCTAACTCCCAGCGCTGTGACCACCTGGGACACTGGCCTCCGTAGAACCAAGATGGATGTCTTTCTCCCCAG GTTTAAAATGCAGAACAGGTTCAACCTGAGGTTGATTCTGCCGTCAATGGGGGTCAGTGACGCCTTCGACCCAATGGCAGCAGACTTCACCGGACTCTCAG CAGAGGAAGGCCTGTATGTGTCAGATGCCTTTCATGAGGCCAGGATAGAGGTAACAGAGGACGGGACCAAGGCAGCGGCAGTAACCACTATGGTGCTACTCAAACGATCCCGAGCTCCCGTCTTCAAAGCAGACAGACCTTTCTTCTTCCTCCTGCGACAAGTCAGCACAG gatCTGTTCTATTTATGGGGCGTGTGGTGAATCCAGCTGATCAGGCACTCTAA